The DNA window GCGGCGCCCTGGAGGACGACGTGCTCCCGAGGTCCTGTAGCTCCTgtcgttttttttcttcaggtCTCGGAGCTAACCAGAAAACTCAAAAAAGTACGTACAGAAGGCGCCGGCCCAACCTGGAAGAACGACGACGCGATGGCCAGGTCCGTGTCGTCCCTGAAACGCATGGGGAATATGGCGCTTATCTTCACCGGCTGCAGGCAGGCCAAGAACCGCATCGTCAGCGAGCCGTGCTGATGCTCTGCTCTACCTGTGAAGCTTTTGTTAATCTGCGTAGCTTAGGATAGTACCGTTTTGCTGACGAAGAAAGGGTCCCTTTGGTTGTACACGAGCTTCATCGTGCCGGACGAGCCGAGGCTCGCCAGCATGTCCTTGAGCTGCGAGCTAAGGATGACGGATTGCAGCAACGATATCTGGTTGATCGCCTTGGTGCGATCTGCATAAAGAGCAATCGTTCTTACATCGAATCCTTGTTTGCTGCAGACCTGCAGTTGCCTTGGCTAATATTTCTATCACCAAATACAGTAACTGAAACAGGGTGTGAGGACTGAGGATGCTCATACCTTTCGGTCGAGTAAGGCCAGAGAAGTTCAGTCTCAGTGTCAAAGTGTATCCTTCTTTTGCAGGCTCGATGATCTCTGCAAACTTGTGATACATTTTCCTTGTCTCCTGTAATGTGATTTCAGGCAAGCCGCTGGATGGCGAAGCCTCATAAGAAAGAGATGGTGTTGATATTGACAAGTATATGTTCTCTGAATCTGTAATAGAAGCCTGAACAATTATGCAAATTGTAAGTGCCGAGATGTTCTGTTTGGTTGATACTTGATGCGTATTATATGATCATTTTCCATGCCCTACATTATTTGTTTCAAATTGCAAGATAATGCATCAAAGGTGTTTGGAGCAAAATTACCTGTAAATGGTAACGGATTGATCCAAACTCAAACAAGGTATGATCAACAGGCATAGGTCGTTCAACACTGCAAAGATCAAGAGAAACATAGTTTTCTGATCACATTGCGTCAACCAATCCATGTATGTATGTAGGAGCGGCACAACTCAGGCAGCCAACCTTTGCACACAGACAACTTTTCTGCTTTCACCTCAATGTAGAGACTGGATTGAATTCAATTATCGAAAAAAGATTTCCGCTTTCACTGgcaaagaaagagaaggaaagatTAACCAACAGCAACGCACCTCTGCAATCCCGTCAGGATTTCCACCAGCGCCCGCGATCCGCTGCTGAAGAACGCCATGGAGCTAGCACTGTTACCGCATAGCATCCATTGCTTGCTCCTTATTATAGAGGGGCCTAGTGgtgggagaagagaagatgcAGAAGTGCTTCTACATCACTGCACGAGGACGAGGGTCTggtgaaaagaacaaaatcatgGGACACCAACAGCAGCAAGGGGACACCGGTGACCGTCTGACTGGTGAGACTTGAAAGCCTGAAGGGGACCTCTACTGTTGTTGGTAAACATCTGAAGCAACCAGCTGAGCTCAGCCATTTCAATTCCTTGCTTTGTTTCAAATGCACTCCACAATCATTTGACGCCTTTGCCCATCATCCCTGTAGCAGTGAATAATTAAACTCCATAGCT is part of the Oryza glaberrima chromosome 4, OglaRS2, whole genome shotgun sequence genome and encodes:
- the LOC127771365 gene encoding actin-related protein 2/3 complex subunit 2B-like isoform X2, encoding MLCGNSASSMAFFSSGSRALVEILTGLQRKVVCVQSVERPMPVDHTLFEFGSIRYHLQASITDSENIYLSISTPSLSYEASPSSGLPEITLQETRKMYHKFAEIIEPAKEGYTLTLRLNFSGLTRPKDRTKAINQISLLQSVILSSQLKDMLASLGSSGTMKLVYNQRDPFFVSKTPVKISAIFPMRFRDDTDLAIASSFFQDLGSTSSSRAPRCSWSPIPPPELRGEYVHHLTTNGGFVSFDILARHVKGRRAARTAWILLNFQSYVKYHIKCTRSYIQSRMRKRLEIMTEVIDDAKFRGNDESRKKLQVRKRSKRRSIKFARAKKLQKGFKAVIDKIKRLRLRIRVKGLDRFRRHCQCFPVLKLTMAQRKEQKYQKLE
- the LOC127771365 gene encoding actin-related protein 2/3 complex subunit 2B-like isoform X3 codes for the protein MLCGNSASSMAFFSSGSRALVEILTGLQSVERPMPVDHTLFEFGSIRYHLQASITDSENIYLSISTPSLSYEASPSSGLPEITLQETRKMYHKFAEIIEPAKEGYTLTLRLNFSGLTRPKDRTKAINQISLLQSVILSSQLKDMLASLGSSGTMKLVYNQRDPFFVSKTPVKISAIFPMRFRDDTDLAIASSFFQELQDLGSTSSSRAPRCSWSPIPPPELRGEYVHHLTTNGGFVSFDILARHVKGRRAARTAWILLNFQSYVKYHIKCTRSYIQSRMRKRLEIMTEVIDDAKFRGNDESRKKLQVRKRSKRRSIKFARAKKLQKGFKAVIDKIKRLRLRIRVKGLDRFRRHCQCFPVLKLTMAQRKEQKYQKLE
- the LOC127771365 gene encoding actin-related protein 2/3 complex subunit 2B-like isoform X4, which encodes MLCGNSASSMAFFSSGSRALVEILTGLQSLYIEVKAEKLSVCKVLNDLCLLIIPCLSLDQSVTIYSGLPEITLQETRKMYHKFAEIIEPAKEGYTLTLRLNFSGLTRPKDRTKAINQISLLQSVILSSQLKDMLASLGSSGTMKLVYNQRDPFFVSKTPVKISAIFPMRFRDDTDLAIASSFFQELQDLGSTSSSRAPRCSWSPIPPPELRGEYVHHLTTNGGFVSFDILARHVKGRRAARTAWILLNFQSYVKYHIKCTRSYIQSRMRKRLEIMTEVIDDAKFRGNDESRKKLQVRKRSKRRSIKFARAKKLQKGFKAVIDKIKRLRLRIRVKGLDRFRRHCQCFPVLKLTMAQRKEQKYQKLE
- the LOC127771365 gene encoding actin-related protein 2/3 complex subunit 2B-like isoform X1, with the protein product MLCGNSASSMAFFSSGSRALVEILTGLQRKVVCVQSVERPMPVDHTLFEFGSIRYHLQASITDSENIYLSISTPSLSYEASPSSGLPEITLQETRKMYHKFAEIIEPAKEGYTLTLRLNFSGLTRPKDRTKAINQISLLQSVILSSQLKDMLASLGSSGTMKLVYNQRDPFFVSKTPVKISAIFPMRFRDDTDLAIASSFFQELQDLGSTSSSRAPRCSWSPIPPPELRGEYVHHLTTNGGFVSFDILARHVKGRRAARTAWILLNFQSYVKYHIKCTRSYIQSRMRKRLEIMTEVIDDAKFRGNDESRKKLQVRKRSKRRSIKFARAKKLQKGFKAVIDKIKRLRLRIRVKGLDRFRRHCQCFPVLKLTMAQRKEQKYQKLE